The DNA region TGAACGTGCAGTAGTAACGCCCGTTGATCTTTTGAACCTCCGGCGCCCAGAAACGCTCCTCGTACCAACTCTGCGTATCTTCCGGCTTCGGAACGATGATGCCGACCTCCGCCCAGTTGAGTAGGTCGTCCGAGCGGTAGAGCCGCACTCCGGGGTTCATGCCGGGCTCACGTTCCCAGTGCGGGCTGCTGGTGCCGGTGAGGTACCAGTGGTCGCCGTCGCGGAACACCTGGCAATCGCGTAGGCCCTGAGGGTCGATGCCGGAGGTGATGGGGTTCTGGTAGCGGAACTCCTCGGCGTGCGCGGCGCTGGTTAGACAGAGCAAAACAAGAGTGAATCGGAGCATGGTGAAGTTCTTCGCAGCAAAAGAAGGATTGGGAACCGCCGATGAACGCGGACATACGCCGATACAAATTGCCTGGTTCAAGCGGGCGCGCCTCAAACACAAAAAGATGATGGCCGCAACTTTTCGTGCCTATCTGCGTCCATCGGCGGTCGCCAGTCTAGTCAGCCGTAAGCGCCTCGTTCGCCGCTCGCACTCGCGCTTCGTCGAGCTTGATGAGTTTGCGGTCGTACGTGTACAGGCCGTTCATCTCATTCTCGACATCGGTCCACTGGGTATAGACAGCGCCGGAGAGTCCCTTTTTCTTGTAGCCCAGCAGCTGCTTCGCAAAGGTCTCATACTCGGCGGTCGCCGCGTCGTTGCCGTTGTAGTTGAAGTGAACCCAGGGGCCGTCTTCATCCCACACGTGCCCCGGCGCCTTGTACCCGATGGCGCCGTACTCGCCGCAGACGATGGCGCGGTTGGTTTTTGGGTAGGGAGTCGTCGGCGGGCGGTAGTGGTGGTTGTCGCAGATGTGCCCCACCTCGTAATCAAGGTCGGGCTCGGAGGCGTCGATGCCGCTGTTGCCGGTGACAAGCCGGCTCGGGTCAAGCGCCATCGTGTGGCGGGTCAGGCGGGCCACGTCGTACGCGCCCCAGTGTTCGTTGAAGACGATCCAGTTGACGATCGACGGGTGGTTCCACCGTCCGCGCACCATGCGGGCCAGCTCCCACTCGAACTGCTGCTTCTCGGCTTCGCTGCGCTGCTTGTGGGTGCTGGGCATGTCTTGCCACACCAGCACTCCCAGGCGGTCGCAGTGGTAGTACCACCGCTCCGGCTCCACCTTGATGTGCTTGCGGATCATGTTGAAGCCGAAGTCTTTGGTGCGCTGGATGTCCCACGCCAGCGCCTCGTCCGTGGGCGCGGTGAAGACGCCTTCTGGCCAGTACCCCTGATCGAGGGTCCCCATTTGAAAGAGCGGCTCGCCGTTGAGCACGATGCGTTTGATCGGCCCGAGCCGCTTGCCGTTCTTCTCGTCGTCGACGTAGAAGTCTTCCAACGCGATGGTCCGCAAGCCCGCGTAGCT from Pirellulimonas nuda includes:
- a CDS encoding glycoside hydrolase family 2 protein, whose protein sequence is MIQRLTFCIAVGTAGLTQAWRPAEAPLSTPWADRIDADRPLPEYPRPTMVRPRWQNLNGLWQWQAADPDDAPPFGRTLDDEILTPFPWESALSGLRRQSPTGAAWYRREFEVPRAWRGDRVLLHFGAVDWQATVYVNGRCAGQHRGGFDSFSYDVTDLLERGRRNELLVHVWDPGSDEGIAVGKQSNAKFDDPGGYAYCPASGIWQTVWLEPVPQQAISSIQVVGDAGSVTLTASTGSHTQTGDVEVEVKQGASGRVWTARGRLDQPITVAIDEPRRWSPDDPFLYDLTVRLKRGDRTLDEVASYAGLRTIALEDFYVDDEKNGKRLGPIKRIVLNGEPLFQMGTLDQGYWPEGVFTAPTDEALAWDIQRTKDFGFNMIRKHIKVEPERWYYHCDRLGVLVWQDMPSTHKQRSEAEKQQFEWELARMVRGRWNHPSIVNWIVFNEHWGAYDVARLTRHTMALDPSRLVTGNSGIDASEPDLDYEVGHICDNHHYRPPTTPYPKTNRAIVCGEYGAIGYKAPGHVWDEDGPWVHFNYNGNDAATAEYETFAKQLLGYKKKGLSGAVYTQWTDVENEMNGLYTYDRKLIKLDEARVRAANEALTAD